The genomic segment TCTTCTAGATTTTAGCTGGTGTTTCCTCTTTATCTAccaatattattattaaatattgaagATAATGATCCCTGTAGCTGTTTCTAGGTATTCTTCTTGCTGTATCTTGGTTGTACCCGCTGGCCACTCAATAGGTTCCTCTAACACCCTTAATAGCTTCTGTTTTGCAAATAAATATCTGATCTTTCTTCTCCAAATTCTGTAATCACCAGACCCATCAAACTTGTCAATGTCTATTTTAATATTTCTCATGTTAGCATATTCAGAATTTAAAAGAGATAAATGTTTAGATTTTTCAGTAGGTTCGGATAATGGAATATCCTCAAACTCTTCTTGATTGTCTCCTGCCACTTAGGGATCTTCTTCCTCCAGTCTTGTAAAATCTTGGTGTCACCTCTGAGTTGAACTTTCCAGCcaagaacctggctctgataccactgtaAGGTTTTAATTACCCTTATAGCCCTACACCAACTCAGCAAGAATATTAGACACCACAAGGTCAAAGCTGACCTTTCACCCAATACAAGAATATGGCTAAAATTTAGTCACGATTTTCTTTTACTGTTTTACTTTATAAATGATATCTAACCCAATATTTCTTTTATTCTTATAAGATCATATCTTCTTTATTTGTTAACACAAAAACCAGAGAGAACCGAAAGTTAGGGCACAACAACAAATCAAGTACCAAATCAATCAAAGAAGAAAATAGTAAAGAAGAGAAGAAGGGCACACAAATTTTTTTCGAGGTTCACCACCAATTTGGGGCTACGTCCTCGTTGAGCTCGCCTCAGAGATTAGCTGAGCCTTTCCACTATAATGAAGAATCGAGTACAACAATGGAGGAATCCAAATCACAGCTTGAATGATAATCCTCTTAACTTTACAAATTTTCTTTTGGTTTCTCTCCGTTTCTTTCTTTTCTGTGTACaatttctctctctaaaactctCTCTTTTTGTTCTTTCTCTTTTCCTGAAAAATAAACCACACAATGGAGCTTTGGAACTTTTCTTTCTCAACTTAGCTTTCACAAGAGGAATGGGTCGAATATATATAGGTGAGGATCTGAAACTTTGATTCTTGGTAGTTAGGAGTAGTGGAATAAAATTGTTGAGCTGTATAACTGTTGTCTGTTATTCTGTTTGGCAGGTTAGCTCATGCGAGGATTTAATTTCACACCGTACATGGTTGTAGTCACAGACCAAAGTGGGTAGTACCCTTAAGGTACCGGAGTATCTGCTTGACGACAAGCCAGTGTAGATGCGACGATTTCAGAGAGTTTGAGTTTGATTGGTGTGGGGGCAGTCGTTAGAGATGAGAATGGAGTTGTGGTTTGCTTCTTATCTTGCCATCTCAGAATGATCCTTTCTCCTTTTTAGTTGAATTGATGGCTTGCCTGGAAGCCTTGAAATGGTGTTCTAGAGAAGTAATTCACATTCATAGTATTGAGAATGACTGTAAAAATAGGATTCTTGCTATTCAAGTACCTAATGCTATTTCTGAAGCTGGGCTTCTTGTGGAGATATACAATATTACTTAAAGCTTTGTCAGGTTGCTTCTAGTAATTTTATCCATCAGGAAGGTAATTAAGTAACACATGTTTTAGCTAAGACTAGCTTAAGAAAAGACTTTCTTTCTCTTTCTAATGATGTAATTGCAAGATGTATTGCCCACTGGGTTGATGCTGACTCATCTGATTAATTCAATGaagtttattttgaaaaaataataattaataaatgtgtTTCTCAAAGGTCCTTTATTGTATTATAAATACTAGTAACATAATTAAAACACTAAACTTTTCAAGTAGATTATTAGATTCTTTCTAAATAATTGTATtgcatataaaaatattattaatgttcCAATAATAATTGTTGAGTAAATGGCGGTAAAAATACTCAATATTTTCTAAATGTTGCActttatacccaattttttttttgcagtaaatatactcaatgtcttcaaaatattacacttttatacccaaactttttttgGCACTAAATAtacctaatatttttaaaatgttgcacttttatagatattttttaaaattattttgagaaataataagaaagtgaaagaaaaatataagattttagttatttttaaaattttaaattattttcactttcaaaataataagaaaaaattaaaattattaaaattaatcaaaataattaaaacttatattttcgtttactttttaaaaaaaaaacttatattttaaattgatgaaaatatataagtttttaattattttaaatcatttttattaatttaaataaaatatttattaatgtttaatttaaaatagttattttgagaaagaataaaaaagagaaaataattaaaaattttaaaaataattaaaatcttatattttttcttcactttcttaatatttatcaaaataacaaaaaataggtataaaagtgtaacattttaaaaatattaagtatatttaccgccaaaaaaagtttgggtataaaagtacaacattttgaagacattgagtatatttaccgcaaaaaaaaatattgggtataaaagtgcaactttTTGAAACTATTGTGTATTTTAGCCGCCATTTACTCAAAAATTAttattctaaatatatatatttttcttaaactattctaaatatatatattttctttctaAATCTACAATTATCACACTAAATAATGAATGGAAAAAAAGGTTtaattattattgagatggaagGAAAAAAGggtaattaatataaaattttaaaatatattaagttATCTAAgataatattttcatcaaaatgTTGGTgtaaatattaaattttgatccATATTAACtatcttttatattattttatttatatatttataaaatctgAAATAAATTAGATATGAAACTGTGACAATGTAATATTTTAATACATAATTTTAGTTAACATATTATTActcttataaaaaaatataatcctCAACTAATTGAGCAAGCTAGTGAATTCTAGGAAGGATGATACACTTACAAATTAATTTAAAACACACTTTTTTGGGGGCAATTTTAGAAACAAaattttaaatcatatatatataaatatatttttggctTTGCAGTTAGTTATGAATATGGGCAATTAGTTaagataatataaaatatttataaattacacacaatattaataaaagagttttAAATTGGGACTCAAATTATATCGTCAactgtaaaataaattaaaacgAATACAGAAATGTAAAATGATGAGATTGACATAAATATCCCTATAAATTCAATTAAATATTTGGAAATTGCATGAAATGTATAAATAaagaagaattgaagaaatttaTTGACTTGGATTCCAAGGTAGTTGTGCATTTATTATGGCCACGGCTGCTGACTGCATATCAATGGGCTTTGTCCTATTATGAGATACATTTCGCCTACATATACGTTAAAGAATAGATTTTGGATTTTATCCTTTTttgtaaaaataataaaataaatattgttaTGTACTATAACTTTGTTGGAAATTTGTACAGTAGGGCTATTAGTGAGATTCTTTTGTGTTAATtcatgaatagttttcggcgcgattttttttataattatgtatattgtagttatttagagcatcctacaaatttttagaaaattccaaataatttacagtaccaaaaCCTAGTTTAAAAATAGATTAttacacgcgtgactaattttttatgcgcgtggaaaacaatatgtttgaTCCTAGTTTTTGATACGgtaaattattcaattttttttgaaaatttgcaaagtactctaaataactacagcattcacaattataaaaaaaatcacactaaaaactgttcacaggttggAAATACAAAATAATCTCATTAGTGgggctctttttgaagcccctacCATATAATCTCAAACTTTGTTTTATGTGACTAGATTAAGATTTAATTTAGTGTTGGTTTTAATCTAATTTATACAAGTAAAtttctatatatacatatatattactttgattgaaaaaaaaagaagaagaagcaaCAAGTTAGATGCATTCCCCTTTTAGCAAGTTAGAATTAAATGACAAAACTATTCCTCATCAATTATGAAGCAAATTCCACTTGTAAGAAGATAAGTTTGACTATCTTTTTCAACCATTAAACAATATTGTGGGTCCATTTTTCCATATTTCATCAACCAaaacttctatatatatatatatatatatatatagagagagagagagagagagagagagagagttaagcCAAATTTACATGACATTCACACTACTCAAAATGATGAACTATTATTATTACTGCAAAAGATTTCAATGGCTGCTAGTTTTGATGCTATTGGTGATGATCACTAATACTAATAAAGTTGGTGTATTGGGTGCTCCTAGTGGAGGTGAGCCTTTCACAAAGCAACTTTCAGTTGCATAAGCCGTACGATCAACCTACTGCGAATCGTTATAGTAAAAGCAATGGAGTTGAAAGGTTTTGGGTCTTCAGCAACGATAAACCATTCAAAGAGGGCAGCCCTACTAAGCCTCGCACTGAAATGCGCATATCGGTATACAattcatattattttttatatacaaGTAAATGATTGttaaaatacttaatgtttttaaaatgttgtacttttatactaatttttttttcagtacatatatctaatatttttaagatGTTGCACATTTAAATAGTAAGAAAGTGAagagaaaatatataattttagttatttttaaatcattttacaaaaaaattatcaatCCAAGATAAATATGGACATGTAGGGAAATGACTACACCTCAGGAATATGGCAATTCGAGGGAAACTTCTATGTCCCAAGCGGGACAAACGGCGCTTGCATAATGCAAGTGTTCGGGGCAGCCAATCAAGCCACGACCTTGCAATTGAGAGTGTACGATGGGAATTTGAGGGCTTATAAGTCGGAATTGGTGGCTTCTAACATCTTCGATACTTGGTTTAAGCTGAATGTGATCCACGATGTTGGCAATTCTAGGGTTACAGTGTTCATTAACGATGCCCAAAAGGTTGTATTGGGTGGCAAAGGAGCTTCCACCTTTTACTTTAAGTATGGAGTTTATTCTCAGGATGGTTCTAGCAATCGCATGGAGTCAAGGTGGAGTGGTATCAAAGTTTATAAGAAGTAATTTTTGTTTACTTTTCGGAATAAAAGTACTGTGAAAAATGTAAGTCCAGTACTGTGAAATAAGATGTTGAAATAATGCTAATAAGCTCTAGGTTTAGTAGTACTATACTACCATACAAGGTGATGCAAGTATTTGTTGTGATGATATACATTCTATACAATGATATTTGCACGCTACATATGCACTAAAATATTGCACACTATCATGCACCCTAGCAAATATTTTAAGAGTAATGATATAGGTACTCTCTTTATACACTCAAATTACACACCATAATGTTTAAGTAATCTCAATTATAGATATTTTTAAGTGTGATCCACACAAGGCCGACCTGTGAGCATTGGGGGCCCAagaatttttttgttatttttacaatatttatatataaaatgataattatgtaaaattatGGGTCTTTTTGTATAGAAAAAAAtagcatttttaaaaaaaaaaaataggaccTTTTTATTTGGGGCCCTAAGCATAGATCTGACCCGCCTATGCCTAGGGCTGACTCTAGGTCcacataatatttaattatatggttgagattactTACCACATCATAATGTGTAATTTGACTATGCAAATTAAAAATACAtctatcattattttatttttaatatagtgGATAATGGAGTCATTCTTGACTGGCGAAATCTAATTTCTATATTATTAAAAATTGGTTTAAAATtaagagaaaaataataattgaaactaattttttttagtaaattTATAAAGAAAGGATCTCTTAAATATAATTTtactagggtaaaaaaaatgtcAAGATGAGTCCTTGAGATTTGTTTCAAAATAAAtagattttaataattttttaaatatttaataaattaaatattatttagaCCAATAAGGTGAGGTCATATGGCCTCCGCATTAAATTTTGATACTATCCAATAAAATCATATACTTAGGTAAtatttgttgtaaaattttatACACAAGTATTTAAATACTGTAAAATCAACGAATTATGGAATTTGGCTGCAATTTTTTCTCTTAATGTTTTTTatatttagtttaattaaattatgttttataaataaatatttattattattactaatCGTTGTGTTAACTATCGTAATGCGTTTTATTTGATCTTATTGTGTCACTGTATAATGGTGTCGTGCTTGCCATTGCAGTGTTTATAAAAGAAGACAAAAATCTTATTTGTTTAAATATGTAtggtttaaattaaaaaataacaatataaATAATTGTCTTTGTCGTGTAAGAATTAAATTTAGAGCAAGTACTACTAACTTGGATGGATTAAAGAAAAAGGACACCTAACCGGTCCAACTTTTGAATATAACACAAAAATTAAAACTGCTTTCCAATTCCCACCTTATAATATGGTAAAATAATTGGGTATATATATTTGGGTTATAACTATTGTTGTTGCATAGAATTAGTAGAAGAAAATATACAAAGATGAAGGGATTAATAGTGTTGTTGCTAGTGATTGGCTTCTTGAAAGAGCAATACTATTTTTGTAATGCAGCTGATCCAACTGATGGATTCACCCTTGTCCCTTTGAAACCACAAGATTTTCAGATGGACAAACCTTTTAATGAACCTCTCAAGAATCGCTTTAGTTTCAAAGATGGAGTTCGAAGTTTTTGGATCTACAACCGGGACAAACCCTTCAAACCCTCCAGTCCCACTAGGCCACGAACTGAAGTTCGCATAGCGGTacatctctttctctttcttgtCGTGTGTATTTATAATAGagaaataataaaatttatctacatcttattttatattttcataCTAATAAAGATGACGTGATATACAAATTTAAAGAAAGCTATATATACAAACAATAACAGAATCTCGattaatctataaaaaaaaattaaaaatttcttTCTAACAAAAATTATACTAatacaatatataaataaaaattacgTTTTTCTTATAAATTTAGAGAGGATTAAtacattgtactattttttttatataaaaaaaaattagagtggCCATGGCCACCTCAATCCTCCTTGCTCCATCATTGTATACAACAAAACATGTACAGTAATCAGTGTAACTTTGTCTTAGAGTAACTAAGTTATATAGTTACATGTGGAGGCGAAAAATTAAAATTTGagccatgattttttttttaagaaatgagCAATTATCATAAATAAAACTCTCTGCTCGTCCTTGGAACGAACAACATCACTCATAGATTCTAGTTATGCTTTTGCACAAGCTAATTTTTTGGTtgagttaattttataaatgttATATAGAAATAGAGTTATTCAGCCCTTTTATTATACTACTATAGATACAATCTAAGATATGAACATGTGTATAGGGACATGACTACTCTTCAGGAGTATGGCAATTTGAAGGGTATGCTTATGTGCCAAAAGGGACCTCAGGAGTGACCATAGTGCAAATCCATGGAGCAGCTGAGGGAGCTACCACTCTGCAACTAAGGATCTACGACGGCAACATGAAGTACTACAAGTTCAATTTAGTGGCTACAGATCTGTACGACAGGTGGTTTCGAGTGAACATAATCCACAACGTCGACGAAGGCAAGATCACTGTCTTTATCGACGGCGCCAACAAGTTCGTCATCAACGATCAGGGTCCCGGCGACCTCTACTTCAAGTTTGGTGTCTATGCTGCCCCAGCTGGTTCCAGTGGTTACATGGAATCCAAATGGAGAGACATCAAGCTTTACAAAAAGTAAATTAATTTGAAGATGTTCtgtaatgttattatgatgttttCTTCAACATTGTATTGTACTTTTCTTTGGTATAACATGATTTGCTTTTAATACATTCCACTAGATATCATTATTAAAAAaggaaatttttatatataaaaaatatggttTTACCATGTATCtaagttttaaaaattaacctaaaAAAGtcattattaatataatttttttaaactgaTTAACTTTCCTAAAGTACCACGTAATTAtgtaaaaaattataattcattTGTTAATTTATACATTTACAAGGGAAAaccatatattaaaaaaatacaaaaaactaTAGAAACATTAACAAATGAAAATTTCCATACGAAAAAAAAGCCACAAATGATATAATTTCCACTTAAAAAAGAAATTGAGCAACAAAAGAAACCACAAATCATTAAAAAGAAAATGTTATGATAATTATTAatccaaatatttatttgaaagaATTCATAGTTTTAATGCACTACCATACTATGCAAcctattttagttattttttttgggTTAAAAAAATCTGTAAATAAAGCCTAGTAACCGCAAACAAGAAAAACCCCTAATAGAATGAATGAAATGCGAGATCAAAatgatataaaataaataaataaatcaaaggaACACAAAAAAACTAATGTACAACCAAGACATGCATAGAGTAACCCTACGAACCGGTACCACCACATGGCAGGCAGCACCACTTTCCAATTTTAGCGAAGATCCAATCCAAAGGGATAGGATGCTCATCGTCGTCTGATGATGAAGACGGTATTGGTAACTCGGGTGGTAAATGTCGATGAAATGCATCGACTGCAGCTGCAACGCCATCTTCGTTCTCTATCAACTTTGCTAGCTCTAGTGCTTGAGCTTTGATCTAAGAATTGGTAAATGGAAATGCAGTCAGCGCAAAAaatgtataaagataagattgcAGCACCGTAAAGTGACTATTCTGATATCTCATACTAAGAAAGAGGAAATTAAAACCAATAGTAACAAATTAAAAGAATAACCGAGTTTGTTGACAACCGCAAATCCCATCAGTTTTCTTAACTAGTATTCCTTCATATCTGAAATTTACGTTATTCACTATGCAAAGATGAAGAAAATTACTCAAATCATCTTTCCTGCTATAAGATTTAAACAAGTAATTCGTCCTAGCAATTCTCAAACTCCGCAGTGTCGCTGTTGTATGTAACTTATAGCCATATAATATAATAGTCATTACAATCATGCAGGAGTAACAGATGACATTCTAGTAAGCATAAGTGCAGATATCGAAATTACCTCTGGCTGGAGCATAAATCGAATAGCATTCGAAAGGTTCTCGACATTGAGCTGAGATATAGGTATAGGTGCGGGTCCCAGTCCTTTTTGATGTATTCTATCACCCCAAAAGAATTGATCTCCAAAAAATGGGACTATGGTGGTTGGACACTGTATTCATTACATAGATGTTCAATGAATAATCAGTTTTATTAGCAACTCCAAATATTTTATGTATACGAACGTAGCCACACTCAAAACAATCCAAGGATAGGAAAAAGAACCAAGTGAAAAGATTATTACCCCTGCTTTTAGTCCTGTAGCTGTGGTCCCTGCACCACCATGATGAACCTGCATGTTGATCAAAGTAAGGCTTCTGGTTCATTTGTGTACAAAACAAAATCGCCTCAGCAGAAAATAATGTAACaatctatttctttttttttccttaaagcattgagagagagaaagagagagagaagaagtgTGTAATGGCATGTATTTCCATTTCTTTAAAATCAAGTTTCCATGAGAAACAGATTATGCAACTTACCACCGCTGAACATTGAGGAAACAGCCAATCATGAGGGCAATCCTCCAAACGGAAAACATCAACCGGAACATCTTTTACTGAAAGGTAGAAAACAGATTTATAAGTTAGCATAAGTTCTAGTTACTAAATGCAGCCTAAAGCAGCACCACGAGTTTAATTCAATTATATATGAAATACTCAACATAGCAAACAATTTATTTTGTGGCATTATCTTAGTTTATATGAAGCACATTTGTCATGGCTAAGGGGGTGCTTCTCAATGTATCCCTACCTTATACAGTTATGTTGTTAAGGTTGTGAAAAGGATGATGATGTGCTAAGTACATATGCATAAAGGTACCAAAAAGATTGATTGGAAagtataaatatattcataaataTACACAACATTTTCACAGTATTTCCaattctttcttttatttttgtgaaAAACAAATGAATAATAAAATCCAAGAGGGAAAAAGCATGAAGTTGTACTGAAAAAAGACTTACAACTGCCTAGATCCCCCCAACCACGATCAATAATGCCTCTCTGTCCTGTGTCCTTCAGTGCCTCCAATATGATATCTGTTGTTTGTGGAGAATCTTCGAGAGGCTTGACAAACagcaaatattaaataaattagtcTCTCCAAAGTTAATGAAGAACAAACACAATTATCAGCCAACTATAAGACATCTCCTAcacttataaataaataaatcatcaGTCATGTTCTCAAAAGATATCTGTTTATAATGTGCACACGATTAGGAAAAATATTTTAGCTAATGATACATAGATTAGAACCGGTAAAATATAAACTTTGAGAAATCTAAAGGAttaaagagtaagtgaaaggaaTTGATCTCACAGCCACCAATCATGCTACAATGTTGCTCCAAAATCATTTTCCTGAGGAGTTTAGGTTATTAGGATGTGAGCTACGTTTGTTTATACTCAAACATGGTTCCGTATGTCATACAATCTTATCCTTGTCACAGACTCACAAACATGTACTAATATTCCAATCAAAGGTTTAAATGTTTTTAGTCTTACATTCTTCATTTTTAATGCTTAAAAAGTAATCATATAAATGACGAACGTTTAAACAAAAACATGGTATGAACCTCTACAATTATGGAAAGACACCAACACGAAAATAAACAATTTAGAGCCCAGTTATTATATCAACATTATATTTAGTAACGCATCGTACCATACTTCCAAACCCAATATATATGGGTTTGGGCCCTTTTTTAATCCACTGGACAAACTTCTCTTGTGGTTGATACTTGGACCCAAGGTTCAAGAAACAATATCCAACGACATCAACTAAAGATCCCCAGTCTGCACATGGTTGAAATGAAGTAAAAAACTTTTCCAAAAGGACAAAACATATACATGACCATTGACAGATGTTATAACCATAACGATAATGTATACATCTGCACATGTCAGATAAATAGTGTAAAACAGATTTTCAGAGTTGAAAAATAAAACTACAAATATCGATGCTTATGTTACTCCTGCATTTGCATAGTGCATAGTTTAACCAGATGTTCAAACAGATGCCTGAATAATCATTTCTGAGAAGAAAATTGTCATTATATCTGTTTGTTACCACTACTCACAACATTGGAGCAATAGTAGAGTTAAGGAAACAATAAGGGACATGCATAAAACATACGGACACACTTCACGCAACCAACTGAATGCTTCTGTCAGCTTACGGTTTCTTATCTTAATAGTAACTTATAATAGTCATTGAAACTAAAGAAAGTAGCAGACACTTCTATGAAGTC from the Humulus lupulus chromosome X, drHumLupu1.1, whole genome shotgun sequence genome contains:
- the LOC133805531 gene encoding citrate-binding protein-like is translated as LIKLVYWVLLVEVSLSQSNFQLHKPYDQPTANRYSKSNGVERFWVFSNDKPFKEGSPTKPRTEMRISGNDYTSGIWQFEGNFYVPSGTNGACIMQVFGAANQATTLQLRVYDGNLRAYKSELVASNIFDTWFKLNVIHDVGNSRVTVFINDAQKVVLGGKGASTFYFKYGVYSQDGSSNRMESRWSGIKVYKK
- the LOC133806984 gene encoding citrate-binding protein-like, whose protein sequence is MKGLIVLLLVIGFLKEQYYFCNAADPTDGFTLVPLKPQDFQMDKPFNEPLKNRFSFKDGVRSFWIYNRDKPFKPSSPTRPRTEVRIAGHDYSSGVWQFEGYAYVPKGTSGVTIVQIHGAAEGATTLQLRIYDGNMKYYKFNLVATDLYDRWFRVNIIHNVDEGKITVFIDGANKFVINDQGPGDLYFKFGVYAAPAGSSGYMESKWRDIKLYKK